A window of Daphnia pulicaria isolate SC F1-1A chromosome 4, SC_F0-13Bv2, whole genome shotgun sequence genomic DNA:
AATCTTGATATACCCTTCCAAATTTCATACCCCACTCTTTTccactgtttgtttttttctttctattgtttcaacTTATTGCAAAActcttcacctttttttttttctctttgatatGCTGTATCTTCCACCCACCTTTCACATCGAtataccccctttttttatcatgAACCATAATAAATATATTCGGATTGTCCGTTTTTTTTCGATGTCAAATCAGGAGTTCCGTGTtcagttcattttttattcaacagCCCTCCGAGTCATAACCTACTCCACTGGAGGTTCTCTCTAGTTCATAGATAGATTTctccttcattttttattcttgacttctcttattttccctccagccagccagccagccagccagccagcgatGACGTTATGCGATGGACGCGCGCTCATCGCTTATTCACTTTGCCCTGATTCTCGCCCATGTCCCGTTtcaactgtttctttttttttttggtcttccataatttgaaaaagcaaaaaacaaaaagaaaaacaaaagccaTTCACGGACGCGTGATCAGTTGCACGAGAAAATGTGTGTCCATTTTCACCACGTCAAATTTCTtcccatttgaaatttgatttgtagACGCCGAGAGCGGAACGATCACAACATTGGGACACGTCGTCCGTAATAGACCTTGCAAACTCTTTTAGCTGCCGACGAAATCTAGTTTTCGGCAATGGCATTCCGCTACAGTTATTTTGAGAAAGCATTGTGCGTGTTTTTATTCGGCATTTCTACATGGTACAAATAATAGAACCAGAAATTTGAATGAACTGACGATGAcgcagttctttttttttctttgtgatcCTTGTTATTTTATCCGGTCTGCTGTGTGAGTGCCATCTGAAGAAGAGGCACCACTTGGATGGTGGACAAATCCGAAAAGATGGTCTCGGCCGAGTCGTGCGACAAGATGCGGTGCAAGTTTTCACGGCGCAAGCTGAAGATGCTGGCGGCCAGCAGCGGTAGCAGAAGCATCGAATCGAAGCCTAGAATGAGATCCCACAGGAAGAGCAACTGTTCCGGAATGAGGAAGCCGCTGAAAGCCTGAACCATCCAAGGCATTGCGATTCTCAACCTGTGCgggtaataataaataacgaGCGAGAACGCAGgaggtaaaataaaatgaatagaaaGGTGTCGGAAGAATTGGGCAGCTCAATAGCGCCATGCAGGAAGTGAGTGTGTAACACGTGCTGTCTTATCTAGAACATAGCAATTCAGTTGTTGTTATTACGGctcaatgttgttgttgagacAATGAATCCAGAGCTCGGGTTCCTGCTGTTGGATGAGTCGTTCAAATAGAACAGACAGGGCGACAATACCCTGGCCGTGCGACGATAATCGATGTAATCTCGACCAATACTTGACGTACATGGCGCGCAGCGTGTAGTAAATGTCTTCGGCCTCTTCGTAGACATAGCACAGTGGAGCCACTAAATGcacgcacagcacacacaaaaaagagaaaacccgCGTATAAATAGTTACATAACGAGCCCATTAAAAGCAAATGTTATGACTTGTCTAGCGCTTCGTCATTTTTTCGCTCGTTTTCCACGTATATACTCGGACGACCGCCAAAGTGCGTTCCagtttcatttatttcatttcatttcgttgTCGACACACGGAATGAACTGCTAAGTGCGCGAGAGACGATCATTAGCTTTCTCGCATTGTATACCGAACGTACCGTACATGGCCCAGCCGTAGAAAGGGATGCAACTGGACGGCGGGAAAGCGGACGTCGTCACGGAGGATTGACCACCGATAGCGTCGCCGTCGGCTCTGCCGCCAGTTCCACTGCTGCCGCCGCTCGCCGAAGAAGAAATGTCGGGTGCATGAGCGAAGCGGGACGTTGTCTGCGCTCTCGACCCGAATTTCGAGCACAATTGGAGGCAGACGTAAGGGTCTCGTGAAAAGCAGAGCGACACCTtcgaacaaaaaacaaacgaaaaaaataaaatcggcGATCAAGCGGAACCGTGAGCCAGCAGGAAGTGAACCATTTTCATTGTAATACACGCAGGAGGCACACAATAAGCGCATTGCGCAAGTATGCGATTACCAACAACTTCCTTCCTAAAAGAGATTTACTATAAGAGCCTTCTTTCCTACTTGTACACAGCACAGGTATAGGACCGGCGTCTAGACAATGCAGATTGGCTCATTAAGTCGATTGCCTTTGGGTGGGCGTGAGTATAAGAAATTGGCCAtcaggaaaaaagagaaaaatgttttcgagAGGAGAAAAGTTATGACGTCACCTGGTAGATGAGATCTTCGAATACAAAGTAATGCTCGTCTCTCGACGCCGTTAGCTGAATGTCCTGgaaaaacgaaagagaaacGAAAGAATCAGATGGTGTGTGTGTCAACCTATAGCTCTATTATATACACACGTCTGCCCACTTTGTTTGCTCTCTCTTTCAGTTTTTCCCATCTTTTACGACGCGATTATAGCAGACGGGAGCTGAAAGAGCGTCAAAGAATTTGTCACGCGGGAAGTTATACGGCCGTGAGTGTCgcctttaaaaagaaaaaacggcaAATGGGGGCACGCACTTCTTTCCCTCTCACTCATGCATCCATTCATACATAAAATTCTTGACTATAATCGCTATATAgtcaaaaaaagattgtttcacgacagacaacagctcacgaattgaaaaaaaaaaaatcataagaaaaaaggcaaatcGAGACTTCGTGCAAGTGTCATTCATCCCGTCTGgggaattgaagaaaaacgagTTGCGCCCACCTGATGATAGTTATACAATGTACTGCACCATTACTGCCTACCTCAATGGTAGCTAGATCGTCATTTTCCCCCCTGTCGGGACTATGTCagatatacatatatattcgGTTCGACTCTAAAAtagttcgttcgttttttttatttttctttctcgcagTGTTGAAACACGCCCGGGACTATATAGCGAGTCGTCACGATTTGAGTCTGGGGTTatgatttttcatcttctcGCTTTACATTTAATCTCTCTATACGCAAGTCTTTCTGCAGCACTATTATGTAGATAGTAGGCACAAATAGCAAAATGGCATGCGTAGCGGTAATTCTATCACGAAAGAAATGGGCGAGCCGACCAGGGGGATCGTCATGTCAAACTGCGTGAGACATGATACTGTTTGTATGCATATATACCTAAGCGAGTGGCATTGCATTTTTACAtagaatttgtaaaaatttatgCTGAAATACCTTCATTATAATTTTGTCTGTCAAGTACTCCGTTTGGATGACGGCGTGCTTTTTGGCCTGAAAGTAGGTCTTCTCCTTTTGTTCCCGTTGTTGATGATTTCATAAGCCAACAGACATggcagaaaattaattttttaagtcAACAATGTTTTacttatataataaaacagaaaaaaaaattcaaactttttcgCCAACGTGTGACAGAAGGACCTGCTTCCAGAGCCCTTTTCGCAGATGAGATGGACACCCACCCTTGACGAACTCCTCCGACAGGAGGATGTCATTCTCGGCCACCACTGGAAGATGGCGACGTGATGTTCCACACGACAGGAAATGATGAGATAGTAGTATACGTGTACATTGAATTCAGCAAACATGTTTATAGCAGCCGCAGTCAGAAAGGTTAACCAACCTTTTGTTCCGAGAGTGATCCGGTGATTGAGTAAGGTCACGTTTGAATTGCCCTGCAGTACCAAAGATGAGCCGAGCCCCAAAAGCGGGTCAACACTCGTGCACATGTCTGAAAAGAGCTCTTGCTAGTTGTGCGTGATGCAACGAATGAGGATAGACGACGGCCAGACAgacacggaaaaagaaaagaaaagagagagaaaaaataactgaTTTTTAAGTGTGCAGAGTAATAACATCTCTTGGGGGGAGAGAgttagaggggggggggaaccggGTACGAAATCAGCCCTTTAATTATATAGCTGTCTACTCTACGTGCAACTACATAAGCGCAAGGGCAAACATTAGACatcagaggggggggggattggcCGAGTAGCCAATTCGTTAGGGCAAATGAACCACACCCATGAGCAGCGGAAGGCAAAGACATTTCATTTTAGATGGATTATGTGAAAGATCAACTGACGTTGGATGGGGACGACCGAATCATGTTGGCGATGTATTCACGCATCATCAATCGAAATCAGTAGGGACTAGGGGGGAAGGGCTTTGCTGTTTTATCTTTGATAGTCGAAAATCCGATGTTGCAATTTTAATTGGCAGTTTACGGAGAGGTGGATAGAAATAACTTTGGCTGATACAAAAGTTCCGTGTTGACTATTTTTCGTTAGCTTTTGTATCGATGAGATTGTGTGCAATATACAGAGACTATCTACAGCTTTTGAGTTCTTAAACGAACGCAGTGCCGAGTCACGCGGAGCGCTAAGTTATTCATATTAGGGCTTATAGTCCGTTGTAAACTGACGGGGAATTGTCAAGTCATACAACACTGATGCTGTGTGGATGTATTGATCGTCTCTGTAATGTATATGATGTCAAACAAAGCGGGaggtatagagagagagagagagagaaggggaaGGAAATATCATGAGAATCAAGTACTGTACTAAAGCGAAGCGGAAACGCCATCGGGTACGTATTGGAAACTCACCAACTCTTCAAACGTCGGGACGTTTAATGGAATTTTGACCGCGCTCCATTTCTCCTCCAACCTGCAGCAGATGTATAATGAGCGCGTGCCGAGATGGTAAACATATTTATACATCAGCCGAGATATATATCTACGAGCATTTACTATATACATATGCGCTaggctctctctcttcatGCACACAcgctacaaaataaaattaaaacccCAGACCGGTTAATGGAGTAATCGGGATCCCGCAGAGCCACCACCGCCTCGTACAAGTCCTGGGTCGAGTAGAGATTACGGATGGAGCCGACGTCTGTGAACACACAAGGTAGAAATGTTATATACGCAGCAGCAGACAGTATAATACACACAAGCGGAGAGATATTCCGGCTAAGAACATTCAACACAAGTTGGCTAAACAAAAGTCTATATAGTCTCTCCGTTTAGCTATAACTTACAGACGAGAAACTTGGGACTCCACCTTGAAGGTAGGTAGACCATTGTGTACGCACTTGGCCGAGTATATAGTATTAGCACAAACAGACATTCCGTCAAGACGGAAAATCTGATGCTCatgattttgttttacctTGATCGTAAGTGCTGAGCTCATCCCATTTTGATGATAGTTCTTGAGCTTCTGATGAGGAACGTTGACGAAGCAGGGAGAGTTTCAAATCCGTTTGGAGATTCAAGAGGGCTGCTCGTTATAGTCATATCAAAGTTGTTGGAAAATCAGTCGACCGGTGTTGATTCGATTGAAACcaaattggaaaaaagtttAGCGTGAATAGCTTTTAGCGAGTGACAGGATGAATTGTTAGGATAGGCACACATAGGAATATATGATATTAAATAATAGGAAAATGGAAAACACGCACCCTTGCTGACACGACGCTCGAAGTGGGTCTATGGCCAAAGGGAATCATGGAGAGGTGATTGTTAAACAATTACTTGAGTTTGTTGTTGACAAAGAGACAGCCTGTGCAATCATACTTGAGCTTTCCTCATATAGGTCAGTTGCTCCTGCTCGTCCTTCATGTTTTTGCGTCGCCGGGACAACACAAGTGCGTTCTTGATGCACGTTTCGATGCCATTGAGCCGGAATGCGTGCCGTAAGTCGGCCAGGAAGTCCCCAGTGCCCAGCGGAGTGGCAATACAAATGTGCTACAAAAAATAGCACATTCAGAATTTAATTACTGCCTCGGCATTTTATTAGGTTATAAAATGTCTTTAACTGTGTCTGATAAACACGGACCGTCAAATGAAACTAAACTGATTTAATTGccaactaataataataagtgctGGGCTGTGTGCAGTAAAACGTAATTGTAAGACAACTTACCTCGGAGGCAGCGATGACTTTTTCTAGTGTGCCCAGGATTTGCAATTCTTCCATGCACGCTGCCACCTGTTCCTGGATCGACACCTCGCCGGATGCTGCCGAACTGGTCGGAGACATTTTTCGATTCCCCTTTTTCTccactttttttgtctttgccGTTTGTTGTGCCGAATGAGAAACGTCAATCGAATTTCAGCCTGGCAGTGAAACCTGGCTGGTTAGGAGAGCGAGTTAAAACAACTCCCCAACTGTGACCCAATATGGCCTTCCCTCATTCGATCGATCAAACATCCGTCGTCCGTTTCTCTCCATAGGCTATACAGTCGCAATCCCCCCGTAATGTTGCTAAGCAATGGCCGAAATTCGGGAGAGGCCAACAAAGGGGGGAGCGGGAAGAGATCGTGtggaagagagggggggggtggACGACACCACGAATAGACGGATATAGACGGCGGATGGACGAATAGACGGAAGAGCGGCGTAGAGGGTGGAATTAGGGGGTGAGAGATTGTGCGGACTCAACTCTATAATTACTAGAATTTCTAAAATATCAAGCATCAGCTTTAACGGTCTTGTAGAGCCCTTCCCCCTCCACCCTTCTCCCTCTCTcttaatctctctctctctctctcacttccTTGCAATCCTCCATCCCTCCACGTCGTTTGCTCCATGGCTCTTTTTGAATCCAATTTGAAATTGGCGCAAGCGCTATGGTCGTTTCAACGGGAATCAATAGAGGCGAAACAGCATCCTCGATGCGCGGCTAGGGCTCTAATCATCCATATTTTCTCATACATTAACCATTTGGCGTCGGATTGAAACTCCAGGTCTTCAAGTGAGCTGGGCATAGTCGGCCTCAAGTTCCTGGATAGACGGTCGCTCGAAAACGGTAAGTCCAAGCATCcctagttttttcttttcatcttgcGCACTCTTCGTCGACgccgatttattttttaaacagacGCGCGCACAGCTCTTGGCTCAGCGCAATGTACCCCCTCTTTCAACACAAAAGATcagaacgaaataaaaaaaagacaaaaatacaATCCGACAACGTTGTTAGCCGGTCTAATGGCGCCTTGAGTCCTCACaactatttttttggtttttagaaAGACACTGAATTTGTTagcagttctttttttttctactgtgATCCTCCTGATATTGGCATTTTATGCAGATTTTCAGATTTGCTGGGTTTGCGTACGAGATTGCTCAGTTACGGTCGAAACTGAAGCATTGAAAAGATTGGGTAATTTACGATAAAGGCTACGAATGCTTCACTGTTAAGTTTTGTTGTGATTTCCCTGCTCAGTTTGGCTTCTTGGTTTTTGTCTTTCCCCATGAATGTttgtttccttaaaaaaacgaGTTTCTGTTGAAATtacaaagacaaaaaagcaAGTGACCTTTAGATGTCTTGGGTCCATGCATGAGTGAACACTTTTGAGAACTATCCCTTTCAACTTACTGATCACCAAtagttttcaatttctttacttATGAAcactttcaattaatttttgtaaattaaaaattcgttAATTATTTTACAGAAAAATGACCTCATCTGTCGAGGATTTCAGCATTCCTGATTTTGGTTCGGCAGAACAGAATGAGGACATGAGTGAAGACTGCAGGTAAAATATTTCACGCAGTGTTTTATTATCTGTTTTCAATGCCTCAATGTTATTTTTAGATTGGAGAAAGATTCTTCAAATGATGTTGATATGTTTGAAGACTCTTCAGCGGAAGAATATGTTGGAGCCACCTGTGGTTTGAAGGATAATGGAAAACCTACTGCCTCAGCTTCAAAAAATTCCATGGCAGTTACCACTGGAAAATCTTCAGTTCCATTTAATCAAAGTTCGATTATCTATGATGAAGAAACACTGATGAAAATGACTGACGAAGAGCTGCAATTCTTTGAGAATTACAAGCAGGGTAAATTACCTTATTTTGCCTTTAAATTTCCATTACAATAACTTTAATTGTGTATGTGTCTACAGCAAATCATGCTCAGATGTCATCATTGAAGTGTACCACTTGTTCGTGCCAGCTTTTCCTTGTCAATCGGGATAACATCAGAATCCACCCAGTTTTAGGTGTACTCGTGTGCAAAGTTAGTTTCGTTTAATTTCACAGTCATGTTCATTCTGGTtacgaattttattttcaattcgtAGAGTTGTCGAGAATTTTACAGTAACGGCCCTTTTACCAAAGATGAAAACGGACATGATGAGTATTGCCGTTGGTGTGCCGAAGGCGGAATGATTATATGCTGCGATACCTGCACGAATGTGTTTTGCAAggtaatgtttttaaaattcactAAGAAAgtaggtttttcttttaatcagTCAATCCGAATGTACATGACAGGCATGCTTAAGACGTTGCTTAGGACGTGTGAATCTTCTAGAAATCACAAGCAGTAAGTGCAAGTGGAGTTGCTTAGTTTGCAACAATCTTCCCCTTTGGAGTCAAAGAGCGCTATGTAGAATGGTCATGTCAGCGATGAAATCAACTCCTGGGTATGCATTTCtcccattttaaaatgaatcaattaataaTACCTTTAAACGTGTTataaatgtttatttattttatttagtcgAAAGTCTTTGTCAAGGCGATCAGTGCAGGACACGAATGTTTCGAGTGATCCTTCCATTTGGTTGCCAGCCATCATAAGTGAAGCAGAAAAGTTGGCCACGTACTGTAAGGCACTGGCATCAAAAGTGGGAGTCAGTTGGTCTAAAGAATGCGAAGAAGCCGATGGAAGTTCGTGTCACCAACAGAAAGACAAGGTCGTTAATTACTGCCGTAAACTTCGTAAAGCCGTCGTCACAACTCGCCTAAATATGAAGTTACTGGAGGAGAAGCTGGTTGCTAAATTTGAACAGAATTATGGCAACACCGCAGACATAGAGGTCGATCAACAGGAATCATCCATCTTAAAGCAGGATTCGACTCCAAGAGCCGGCAAGCGACTTAtagtgaaaattaaaaactttaGGGAAGCAAACAGCAAGCAAGATTACTATGCCGAAGTTCGGGAATCGCCACCTCCCCATTCGGCAACTTCAAATTCTACGAAAGATTCTCCTCGGAAATCTATTTGCTCTTTGAGCAGTCAAGCAACTATTCCACATTGCCCAAGTCCCTTACCAACAGAAGAACAGTCTGGGGACAACAGCTCATCAAATGAAGCTGAAGCACAACCCAACGCAGCTGAGAAGACCCGATTGCCAACAGTGGAAGATACTCTCGCAAATGATGAATCTGTCGAATTTTTCGATACGTTCTCAGAGCTTACTGAAAGTAAACCGACCGAAGAAGACGCTCTCCAAGAAAGGCAAGCTAGTTTAGTTGAAGGTGATCATAAGCTGTCTCCGGAACCATTTCCAGTCAAATTTATAACGACAGAGTTAAATTCGCATTCACCCGATATGTTCGCTAACACCCCATCTGACAATGATTCCGATCTTGAGGATTCCACAAAGACAGTTCCACTCGATCATATTTTGCCAAAAGGTGAGGTCAGTAATGTTAATAATGACAAAGTCGTTATCAAACAAGAAGCGAAAATTTCTACTACACCATCCCCCACTGCCGGCTCAGCAAGAGGTGTAGGCACCCCGTCTCTCGCAGCAACAGGAAATAAATCATTCAAATCTAAACTCTCTAGAAGTACACCAACCTCAAAGGAACGCACCGGCACAAAAGTCTTGCCTGCATCGAACGATGAAGTCATTGTCAACTCAACATTGAGAACCTCAACACCAGTGACAAGTCAGAGCTCGAAATCTCTCAAATCGTCATCATCACCAGAAATAGATTTGAATGAAAAGGCAAGGCTAGAACTTTTAAGGGAATCCTCCGATTCAGACGACAGTCTCGCTGAATTGAAGCTCAGCCCTCGTGTAAAgagaacaaagaaaagaagaagcataCCGCTGGGGTTAGAGGACGATCCTAAATTGAAAGCCGAATGCGCCGTCGTCGTCAATCGCATCACTAATTTGGTAAGGATAAGAgtagattaaaaaaatttctaataacttaaaacaaaaattttttatttgcagaacGAAGTGCTAAACGGAAAGGAATCGGAAGAATCGATGCTCAAAAAACAAGTCGACCGCCTAGTGAAAAGTCCGATAAAAATTGCAGTAAATAGCTCGACTTCTGAATTGGATGATTCCGATCCAGGGGGCTTTGAGAAAGAGGCAGATAAGCCTAAAAAACAGTACTCAAAgattaaaaaatctgaaacaaAACCTTTTCGGCTTGAAGATCTGGATTCATCATCTTCGTCCTCCTCAGAGATTGAAGCAACTGAGCAAGTAACTGGAATAACCAAGTTGCCAACGACATCGTCGATTCCTGATCGCAACGAAGCCGTTCGTCTAGCTTTGTTAGCAGCTAGTGATTCAGATTCAGATTTGGATTTGGACACCCAAGAAACTGAGAATATTCCAGACGAAGCTCCAAAATcagcagaagaaaaaataattatagaatGTGATTTGGCGATGGAAACCGATGATATTGGAATAATTGagttaaaagaagaagtcaTCGGTCTAAGCACAGATGATGAAGGTGCTGTCAAAGGCTCGAATCTCAAAACTGATAAGCTATTGCGTATGTCAATTGGTGATCCCGATGCCGAATCTGACACGAAGAAATCACAGAAAGGCAAGGaagccaagaaagaaaaaaagaagactagAGAAAGGAAGAAGCGGCGCATTCAATCAGACTCAGATTTTCAATCTTCAGaatcggaaaaagaaaagaagaagcggaagAGGAAGCGTTCAAGCCCATCGGATGAAGTTTCGGATGATGACGATTCTAGCAAAGATGGAAAATCTAAATCCAAATCACGTCGTCGAATCAAGAGAGCCGCTCATACAAGCGACTCCGAGAACTCAAACGATTCAGATATTGAGGTTCTGAACGAATCCCAGCGATCGGAAGCTGGCGGATCGAAAGgcagaaaaaatatcaaaaagatCATGAAAGACACAAACCTTAAGGTGAGTCgcttgttcaattttttttctttgctgtttCCTTTGTACGTATctgatttgtaaaattaatctttAACAGGATGAAACTAAAGCCgctgccaaagaagaagaagatcgcaAAAGGCGTATAGCTGAGCGTCAAAAGTTCTACAATGAAGCCTTTGTTGGTGATATGGCCCTTATCAATGCGCAGACCCACCACCTGGTCTTAGATTTCGACCCTAAAACCAAAGAGGAGCTCGTTACGGTGGACAAACATATCGTCACCAAACTGAAGCCTCATCAGGTCAAGGGTGTAAAGTTCATGTGGGATGCTTGCTTCGAATCCATCGAGAGACTCAAGGAGCATCCTGGCTCTGGATGTATTTTGGCCCATTGCATGGGTTTGGGTAAAAGTCTTCAAGTCGTCACGTTGGTGCACACGGTCCTTACAAACAAAGCATGCAAGGTATTATCGCGTTCTttcctcttattttttctgCTCTTAGATATCAATTCAAGAGAATTATtgattgtatttttcttcgatCCAGGTTGATCGTGTGCTAGTAGTCTGTCCTCTTAGCACAGTCCTAAACTGGGTCAACGAGTTTAACGTATGGCTTCCGCCAAATTCAGATGTTGAAGTGTACGAAATGGCAAGCGCCAAGGGTAATAGTAAAGATATCCGAAAGTACACGCTACAGAGTTGGCTGGAAGGTGGAGGGGTCATGATCATTGGTTACGATATGTATCGCAACCTAACTAAcgagaacaacaaaaaaatcacaaaaaaagagCGCGACGTGTTCACACGCTCTCTAGTGGATCCTGGGCCGCAACTCGTTGTATGCGATGAGGGCCATTTACTGAAAAATGAGAAGACAGCTCTGTCCAAGGCAATGAACAAGATCGCTACTAGAAGAAGAGTAGTCTTGACAGGCACTCCGCTCCAGAATAGCTTGCTAGAATATCACTGCATGATTCAGTTCGTCAAACCTAATCTACTGGGAACATCTAGGGAATTCACGAATCGATTTGCCAATCCCATTAAAAACGGACAGGCTGCCGACTCGACTGACTCTGACGTACGGGTTATGAAACGACGAGCCCACGTATTGCACAAAATGCTCGAAGGtgaatcatttttcttctccttacATTTTCCATCTAAAGatgtataataatatatttttaacagATTCCGTGCAACGATTCGATTACGCCGTTCTGACTCCATTCTTGCCTCCTAAGCACGAATACGTCGTGTCAGTGAAGTTGTCGGAACTACAGATCAAGATGTACCAGTATTACCTGGAGTATCACGCCAAGGGTGGTCCGAATCATATCGGTCGCGGAAAAGGAGCTGGACTCTTTGCCGATTTCCAGGAATTGGGGCGAGTTTGGACGCATCCCAAAGCGTTGCTGTTGGCAGAACTTAATCGTGAAGCTAAAGCAAAAAACAACAGCAGTGATTCCGAAGGTTCAATAGCGGATTTCATTGACGACCGAGGAGAAACACCCGTAAGCGACGATGACGGCGGCGTTGTTTGTTTGGATGAAAGTGGCGATGAAAAAGAAGCCGGTACGTGAACCCCAAAttcaaattaccatttcatttcattttatagaTGTTCGACTGTTACTAACGAACTCTTTGTCGGTTAAATTTTCAGCGGCAGGAACTAAATCAAACAACTTTAGAATGAGAACGCGTGCTGCCCGTGGAGATCAGCCTCCGCCAGAAGATGAATTAGGCGTGACTACTCCAATGTCTAGCACCTGGTGGTCACAATTCGTCCAAGACGAGGACATGGTCAAAATGGAACACAGTGGCAAGCTCATACTTCTCATGGATATTCTTCGTCAGTGCGAGCTCATTGGTGATAAGGTCCTGGTTTTCAGCCAGTCCCTTGTTTCGTTAAATTTGATCGAGGAATTCCTCGCAGCCGAGGACGAGCAAAATGAGAAGAATCGGGCGAGTTTGGCAAGCACCGatgtaagtttttctttttagcatCATGAAGTTCTTCATTTGACATTATGCATTATTTTCTCTATACAGTTAAAACAGGATCCTATTGGGACATGGCGTTTCAATCACGACTACTTCCGATTAGATGGACAGACATCAGCGGAGCTGCGTAAAAACGCATGCAATGCTTTCAACAATCCCTCCAATCTTCGTTCTCGACTGTTTCTTATTTCAACTAAAGCCGGTGGCTTGGGAATCAATCTGGTTGCAGCGAATCGTGTCATAATTTTTGACGCCTCGTGGAATCCCTCGCACGACGTGCAAAGTATTTTCCGCGTTTATCGGTGagttaattaaattattaattaattattaaataacgcaaacttacaatttttatGACTTATTCTAGGTTTGGGCAAAAGAAACCTTGCTATATTTATCGTTTTCTGGCTCAAGGCACCATGGAGGAGAAAATTTACGATCGCCAGGTAAAAGAGTTCATTATCGGTTCACTCGTATAAAATCTAATCttgtccgttttttttttttaaatctaggtTACGAAACTATCATTATCGTGCCGAGTTGTCGATGAGCAACAAATCGAACGCCATTTCAACTCAGCGGATCTTAACGAGTTATATATCTTCGAACCTGATAGCCATTTACGTCGACCGACTCCCCTTCTACCGAAAGATCGTCTTCTGGCTGAGCTCACTATCCAAAGAAAGGACTGGATCGTTACTTACCACGAACATGACTCGCT
This region includes:
- the LOC124338100 gene encoding transcriptional regulator ATRX homolog isoform X1 → MTSSVEDFSIPDFGSAEQNEDMSEDCRLEKDSSNDVDMFEDSSAEEYVGATCGLKDNGKPTASASKNSMAVTTGKSSVPFNQSSIIYDEETLMKMTDEELQFFENYKQANHAQMSSLKCTTCSCQLFLVNRDNIRIHPVLGVLVCKSCREFYSNGPFTKDENGHDEYCRWCAEGGMIICCDTCTNVFCKACLRRCLGRVNLLEITSSKCKWSCLVCNNLPLWSQRALCRMVMSAMKSTPGRKSLSRRSVQDTNVSSDPSIWLPAIISEAEKLATYCKALASKVGVSWSKECEEADGSSCHQQKDKVVNYCRKLRKAVVTTRLNMKLLEEKLVAKFEQNYGNTADIEVDQQESSILKQDSTPRAGKRLIVKIKNFREANSKQDYYAEVRESPPPHSATSNSTKDSPRKSICSLSSQATIPHCPSPLPTEEQSGDNSSSNEAEAQPNAAEKTRLPTVEDTLANDESVEFFDTFSELTESKPTEEDALQERQASLVEGDHKLSPEPFPVKFITTELNSHSPDMFANTPSDNDSDLEDSTKTVPLDHILPKGEVSNVNNDKVVIKQEAKISTTPSPTAGSARGVGTPSLAATGNKSFKSKLSRSTPTSKERTGTKVLPASNDEVIVNSTLRTSTPVTSQSSKSLKSSSSPEIDLNEKARLELLRESSDSDDSLAELKLSPRVKRTKKRRSIPLGLEDDPKLKAECAVVVNRITNLNEVLNGKESEESMLKKQVDRLVKSPIKIAVNSSTSELDDSDPGGFEKEADKPKKQYSKIKKSETKPFRLEDLDSSSSSSSEIEATEQVTGITKLPTTSSIPDRNEAVRLALLAASDSDSDLDLDTQETENIPDEAPKSAEEKIIIECDLAMETDDIGIIELKEEVIGLSTDDEGAVKGSNLKTDKLLRMSIGDPDAESDTKKSQKGKEAKKEKKKTRERKKRRIQSDSDFQSSESEKEKKKRKRKRSSPSDEVSDDDDSSKDGKSKSKSRRRIKRAAHTSDSENSNDSDIEVLNESQRSEAGGSKGRKNIKKIMKDTNLKDETKAAAKEEEDRKRRIAERQKFYNEAFVGDMALINAQTHHLVLDFDPKTKEELVTVDKHIVTKLKPHQVKGVKFMWDACFESIERLKEHPGSGCILAHCMGLGKSLQVVTLVHTVLTNKACKVDRVLVVCPLSTVLNWVNEFNVWLPPNSDVEVYEMASAKGNSKDIRKYTLQSWLEGGGVMIIGYDMYRNLTNENNKKITKKERDVFTRSLVDPGPQLVVCDEGHLLKNEKTALSKAMNKIATRRRVVLTGTPLQNSLLEYHCMIQFVKPNLLGTSREFTNRFANPIKNGQAADSTDSDVRVMKRRAHVLHKMLEDSVQRFDYAVLTPFLPPKHEYVVSVKLSELQIKMYQYYLEYHAKGGPNHIGRGKGAGLFADFQELGRVWTHPKALLLAELNREAKAKNNSSDSEGSIADFIDDRGETPVSDDDGGVVCLDESGDEKEAAAGTKSNNFRMRTRAARGDQPPPEDELGVTTPMSSTWWSQFVQDEDMVKMEHSGKLILLMDILRQCELIGDKVLVFSQSLVSLNLIEEFLAAEDEQNEKNRASLASTDLKQDPIGTWRFNHDYFRLDGQTSAELRKNACNAFNNPSNLRSRLFLISTKAGGLGINLVAANRVIIFDASWNPSHDVQSIFRVYRFGQKKPCYIYRFLAQGTMEEKIYDRQVTKLSLSCRVVDEQQIERHFNSADLNELYIFEPDSHLRRPTPLLPKDRLLAELTIQRKDWIVTYHEHDSLLENKSEEELTEAERKAAWDDFENEKRGVNPMMGMMMNEMPGFMSMPGMPEILGGLAGRSVAGIPLSSIAAMIYNSNPGINQDEFLGRLRLTVDQLQNFSVQQAAAASAAAAAASAQSAALQQPGDAQRLLMQRQVAADQLKRQFGNTPQSPGLPGPSGLGASAPPRSRGRPTIGPHQRTDLYGLAPVIYNSATGSNQPAGPSGSNSVPKT